The Huiozyma naganishii CBS 8797 chromosome 6, complete genome genome includes a window with the following:
- the CNM67 gene encoding Cnm67p (similar to Saccharomyces cerevisiae ADY3 (YDL239C) and CNM67 (YNL225C); ancestral locus Anc_2.16) encodes MFSIENAGKVQALKNAQLHDRNDENMNNHYPQVQSATGKYPGTHAVPDSVPLKANSAPNYGDPAFSSYNSDKNFEPVQSTPTRDQRPSYTNRTGSLGNHLHAEHGPGSTCATDDISSVDPGMKTKLDELMARMNASMNLLKEDKNILQKSLEEREREIAEYKTLLCERDKELDSLKQQITENEQTALESKNKAVREMELAYMEKNVLVQSKLDMAEMNLKQSQENNIKLETELNEARSEIRTKNEKISKSNARMKILDYIEGVTLFDCKVGNIILKSYNSQRPKIDSFFTEEYPKVHRFFTDADQIAIYDFTAKLESFHRLNENIQRTITERFDSLSEHFDKNVTVPPEDLHKMNEEIIDKIDDKLRKYENLFDTETGLQREISDLKIANHDLTHQLNRVVGDAANKIRYASLKHVHMTKEKYDELAIDSVEQYTLTELQNIVKRASLELEVPPSTLLVNLPRLNVAIEQQVILMKFAYWTLQVFANQELDVLSFTERAVEVYETTGCMTDALRPLEQTMQGLRTLLALSLEDNGECDSE; translated from the coding sequence ATGTTTAGTATTGAGAACGCTGGGAAAGTGCAGGCTTTGAAGAATGCTCAACTACACGATCGGAATGACGAGAATATGAACAACCACTACCCGCAAGTGCAGTCTGCCACGGGTAAATATCCTGGAACCCATGCGGTACCGGATTCTGTCCCTTTGAAGGCGAATTCTGCGCCTAACTATGGGGATCCAGCCTTCTCGTCATACAATAGTgataaaaattttgaacCCGTTCAAAGCACGCCAACAAGGGACCAACGTCCATCATACACAAACCGTACAGGATCACTGGGCAACCACCTGCACGCAGAACATGGACCAGGCTCGACGTGCGCGACCGATGATATCAGTTCGGTTGATCCTGGGATGAAGACGAAACTGGACGAGCTCATGGCAAGGATGAACGCTTCAATGAATTTGCTTAAGGAAGATAAGAACATCCTTCAAAAGTCATTGGAGGAACGCGAGAGGGAGATAGCTGAATATAAGACGTTGCTATGTGAAAGGGATAAGGAACTAGATTCCTTGAAGCAACAAATAACGGAAAACGAGCAAACTGCTCTTGAATCGAAGAATAAGGCGGTTAGGGAAATGGAACTGGCATATATGGAAAAGAACGTCTTAGTGCAATCCAAACTGGATATGGCTGAAATGAATTTAAAACAGTCTCAAGAGAACAATATAAAACTGGAGACTGAGCTGAACGAAGCTCGCAGTGAAATACGAACCAAAAACgaaaaaatttcaaagagcAACGCCCGAATGAAGATTTTGGATTACATTGAAGGCGTTACTCTCTTTGATTGCAAAGTTGGCAACATAATATTGAAGTCGTACAACTCGCAACGTCCAAAGATCGATTCTTTCTTCACGGAGGAATACCCTAAAGTGCATCGGTTCTTTACGGATGCCGATCAGATAGCAATATATGATTTTACTGCCAAGTTAGAGAGTTTCCACAGACTTAATGAAAACATCCAGAGGACAATAACTGAACGATTTGACTCACTGTCTGAACATTTTGACAAGAACGTTACTGTACCGCCAGAGGACCTCCACAAGATGAACGAGGAGATAATTGACAAAATAGACGACAAGCTGAGGAAATACGAGAACCTCTTCGACACAGAGACTGGCCTACAGAGGGAAATTTCCGACTTAAAAATTGCAAACCACGACCTGACGCATCAATTAAACAGAGTGGTTGGTGACGCTGCAAACAAGATACGATACGCTTCTTTGAAACACGTACATATGACCAAAGAGAAGTACGACGAACTTGCTATCGATTCCGTGGAACAGTACACCCTGACCGAGCTACAAAATATCGTCAAGAGGGCGTCACTAGAGCTGGAGGTCCCTCCAAGCACACTATTGGTGAACCTCCCTAGATTGAATGTCGCTATCGAGCAACAAGTTATACTCATGAAATTTGCCTACTGGACACTCCAAGTTTTCGCAAACCAGGAATTGGATGTGCTCTCGTTCACAGAGAGGGCCGTTGAAGTGTACGAAACTACGGGGTGCATGACAGACGCGCTTAGACCCTTGGAGCAAACAATGCAGGGGTTGCGGACCCTGTTGGCCTTGTCCTTGGAGGACAATGGAGAATGTGATAGCGAGTaa